One part of the Glycine max cultivar Williams 82 chromosome 14, Glycine_max_v4.0, whole genome shotgun sequence genome encodes these proteins:
- the LOC100780504 gene encoding LOW QUALITY PROTEIN: receptor-like protein 7 (The sequence of the model RefSeq protein was modified relative to this genomic sequence to represent the inferred CDS: deleted 2 bases in 1 codon; substituted 2 bases at 2 genomic stop codons), with the protein MLASSSSSSFCNHHDTSALLLFKNSLNTPFKLETLKKHTDCSEWDGVTCDTISGHVIGLDLSFSKNEFFGDIPSIISCLSKLLFLDLSSNYDSRRMRVDPYTWNKLIQNATNLRELYLDDVDMSSIGVSSLSLLTNLSSSLISLSLVSTELQGNLWSHILSLPNLQMLDLSFNKDLGGELPKSNWSTPLSNLALSHTAFSGNIPDSIGHLMSLNSLALQSCNFDGLVPTSLFNLTQLSTNLDLSFNKLVGPIPSKINKLSKLQFLLLTDNKLNGTIPRWCYSLPSLLELDLSNNLLTGSIGEFSSYSLEYLSISNNKLQGNFPNSIFELQNLTGLSLSSTDLSGHLDFHQFSKFKNLFYLDLSHNNFLSINFDSTADYILPNLQSLYLSSCNINSFPKFLAPLELLSNLDLSHNNIRGSIPQSFHEKLLHSWNYTIAHIDLSFNKLQGDLPIPPNGIEYFLVSNDELTGNIPSAMCNASTLNILNLAHNNLTGQIPQCLSTFPYLSALDLQMNNLYGNIPWNFSKGNAFETIKLNGNQFDGPLPRSLAHCTNLEVLDLTGNNIEDTFPHWLESLQELQVFSLRSNKFHGVITSFGAKYPFPRLRIFYVSNNNFSGPLPASYIKNFQGMVSVNDNQTGLKYMGNQNLYNDSVVVVMKGRYMELERILSIFTTIDLSNNMFEGELPKVIGELHSLKGLNLSHNAITGTIPGSFGNLRNLEWLDLSWNQLKGEIPVALINLNFLAVLNLSQNHFEGIIPTGGQFNTFENDSYAGNQMLCGFPLSKSCNKDEDWPPYSTFHHEESGFGWKAVAVGYSCGLLFGMLLGYNVFMTGKPQWLARLVEGLLNXXRVKRTIHRGRK; encoded by the exons ATgttagcttcttcttcttcttcctctttctgCAACCACCATGACACCTCTGCCTTACTACTTTTCAAAAACTCACTCAACACTCCTTTCAAACTAGAAACCTTGAAAAAGCACACAGATTGTTCTGAGTGGGATGGGGTCACGTGCGACACCATCTCAGGCCATGTCATCGGTCTTGACCTTAGCTTCT ccaaaaatgaattttttggtGACATTCCCTCCATAATCTCTTGCTTGTCCAAATTACTATTCCTTGATCTTAGTAGCAACTACGACTCCAGGAGAATGAGAGTTGATCCATACACATGGAACAAACTCATTCAAAACGCAACTAATTTAAGAGAGCTTTATTTAGATGACGTGGACATGTCTTCAATCGGAGTCAGCTCTTTGTCATTGCTAACCAATCTATCTTCCTCTCTCATCTCTCTTAGTCTTGTATCCACCGAATTGCAAGGGAATCTATGGAGTCACATCCTCTCTTTACCCAATCTTCAAATGCTAGATTTGAGTTTTAATAAAGACCTTGGAGGTGAACTTCCAAAGTCCAACTGGAGTACTCCACTAAGCAACTTGGCTCTCTCTCATACTGCTTTCTCGGGAAACATTCCAGATTCCATTGGCCATTTGATGTCTCTTAACAGTCTAGCTCTGCAGAGTTGCAATTTTGATGGACTGGTTCCCACATCATTGTTTAATCTCACTCAACTCTCCACT AATTTAGAtctatcatttaataaattagttggCCCCATTCCAAGCAAAAtcaataaactttcaaaattgcaGTTTCTATTGTTGACTGATAACAAGTTAAATGGAACAATTCCACGTTGGTGTTATTCTTTGCCTTCCTTGTTAGAGTTGGATCTTAGCAACAACCTCCTCACGGGGTCAATTGGTGAATTCTCATCTTATTCTTTGGAATACTTGTCAATCTCTAATAACAAACTGCAAGGTAATTTTCCCAATTCAATATTTGAACTCCAAAATCTTACTGGTTTGAGTTTGTCATCAACTGACTTGAGTGGTCATCTGGACTTTcatcaattttcaaaattcaaaaatctaTTTTACCTCGATCTTTCTCACAATAATTTTCTCTCTATTAACTTTGATAGTACCGCTGACTACATCTTACCCAACCTTCAATCCTTATATTTATCTTCCTGTAATATTAATAGTTTCCCTAAATTCTTAGCACCACTTGAATTATTGTCGAATCTAGATCTTTCTCATAACAACATTCGTGGAAGCATTCCCCAGTCGTTTCATGAGAAGCTCTTACACTCCTGGAATTATACAATTGCTCATATTGATCTCAGTTTCAACAAGTTGCAAGGAGATCTCCCAATTCCACCCAATGGAATTGAATACTTTTTAGTCTCAAATGATGAGCTGACCGGGAACATTCCTTCAGCAATGTGCAATGCAAGCACCCTCAATATACTCAACTTGGCTCATAACAACTTGACCGGCCAAATTCCACAATGTCTGTCAACATTTCCTTATCTTTCAGCATTGGATTTGCAAATGAACAACCTTTATGGAAACATACCTTGGAACTTTTCTAAGGGAAATGCATTTGAGACTATAAAGTTGAATGGCAACCAATTCGATGGACCATTACCACGGTCTTTGGCCCACTGCACAAATTTGGAAGTTTTGGACCTGACAGGCAATAACATAGAGGATACATTTCCCCATTGGCTAGAAAGCCTCCAGGAGTTACAGGTATTCAGTTTGCGATCAAATAAGTTTCATGGTGTCATCACATCTTTCGGTGCCAAGTATCCATTTCCCAGGCTGAGAATTTTTTATGTCTCAAATAACAATTTTAGTGGGCCCTTGCCAGCTTCATACATCAAGAACTTTCAAGGAATGGTGAGTGTGAATGACAACCAAACTGGTTTGAAATATATGGGTaaccaaaatttatataatgattCAGTAGTGGTTGTAATGAAAGGTAGATACATGGAGCTCGAGAGGATATTAAGTATTTTTACAACTAttgatttatcaaataatatgtTTGAAGGAGAACTTCCAAAAGTCATTGGAGAATTGCATTCTCTCAAAGGACTTAACCTTTCGCACAATGCAATCACTGGTACCATTCCAGGATCCTTTGGTAATTTAAGAAATTTGGAATGGTTGGACCTCTCGTGGAACCAGTTGAAAGGAGAGATTCCTGTGGCTTTgatcaatttgaattttctgGCAGTGTTGAACCTTTCACAAAACCACTTTGAGGGAATCATACCTACAGGTGGACAATTTAACACGTTTGAAAATGATTCTTATGCTGGAAATCAAATGCTATGTGGATTTCCTTTGTCAAAATCCTGCAATAAGGATGAAGATTGGCCACCATATTCAACATTTCACCATGAAGAATCAGGATTTGGCTGGAAAGCTGTAGCAGTGGGATATTCATGTGGGTTGCTATTTGGAATGCTTTTGGGATATAATGTTTTCATGACTGGGAAACCACAATGGCTCGCGAGACTTGTTGAAGGTTTGCTTAATTAATGAAGAGTGAAAAGGACAATTCATAGGGGAAGGAAATAG